CAGTTGCGCGACGGGCTCGCCGGCGACGCGGCGCGCTTCGAGCGCGCGGTAGCGTTCGACCGCGGCCGCATCGAGCGGCGCGTCGCCGCGCGTGATCAGCTGCGTGCGGGTCCAGCCGAGCGCGTGCGCGAGCAGCACGCGCGCATCGACCGCGTCGAGCGGCGACGCGCGCAGCAGTTCGTCGGCGGTGGTGTCGGGCATCGCGGCCTCAGTCGGCTTCGCCGAGCGACGCAAGCAGCTCGGCCTGGTGCTCGGTGACGAGCACGCCGATCAGCTCGTCAAGATCGCCGTCCATGATCGCCTCGAGCCGGTACAGCGTCAGGTTGATCCGGTGGTCGGTCATCCGGCCTTGCGGGAAGTTGTACGTACGAATCCGTTCGGAACGGTCGCCGGAGCCGATCAGGCTCTTGCGCGTCGCGGCTTCCTTCGCGTGCTGCTCGTGATACTGCTTGTCCTTGATGCGCGCGGCGAGCACCTTCAGTGCGCGATCCTTGTTCTTGTGCTGCGAACGGTCGTCCTGGCATTCGACGACGATCCCGGTCGGGATGTGCGTGACGCGCACCGCCGAATCGGTCTTGTTGATGTGCTGGCCGCCCGCGCCGGATGCGCGGAACGTGTCGATCCGCAGGTCGGCCGGATTGATCTCGACTTCGCCGATCTCGTCGGCTTCCGGCATCACCGCGACCGTGCACGCGGACGTATGGATGCGCCCCTGCGTCTCGGTCGCCGGCACGCGCTGCACGCGATGGCCGCCCGATTCGAACTTCAGGCGCGAATACGCGCCCTGGCCCGCGATCCGCACGATCACTTCCTTGTAGCCGCCGAGATCCGACGCGCTCTCCGACATCATTTCGACCTGCCAGCGCTGGCGTTCCGCGAAGCGCAGGTACATGCGCAGCAGGTCGCCCGCGAACAGCGCCGATTCGTCGCCGCCCGCGCCCGCGCGGATTTCGACGAAGATGTTGCGGTCGTCGTTCGGATCCTTCGGCAGCAGCATCTTCTGCAGCTCGGTCTCGAGGCGCGCCATGCCGTCGCGCGCGTCGCGGATTTCGTCTTCCGCGAAGTCGCGCATCGACGGATCGGCGAGCAACTCCTGCGCGGCCGCCTCGTCATTGCGCGACTGGCGCCACAGTGCGTATTGCTCGACGACCGGGCCGAGTTCCGCATGTTCACGCGTCAGTTTGCGGTACTGGTCGAGGTCGGCCGTGACGTTTTCGCGGCTCAGCAGATCGTTCAGTTCGGCCAGCCGTGTGGACAGCTGGTCGAGCTTGCGTTGCATGCTCGTCTTCATGGTGTGGAGCGGCGCTCCCGGGCAAGGGGTATTCGGAAAGGATAGGCCGGCTCGCGGCCGGCGGCAGGGCGACCGGCCGGCGCTAGTGGCCGGACTGGTCGTTCGAGCGCGGCGCGTGCTGGTAGAAGCCGCGCATCAGGTCGATCAGCGAATCGCGATCGGCGCCGTTCACGCGGTTGAGCGCGCTCGTCGGGCCGTGGATCAGCTTGTTGGTCAGCGCTTGCGACAACGCTTCGAGTACGGCGGCCGGATCGTCGCCGCGTGCGAGCAGCTTCTGCGCCTTGTCGACTTCGGCGCGGCGCAGTGCGTCGGCCTGCGTATGCATGTGACGAATCACCGGCACGACGCTGCGCGTGTCGAGCCATTGCATGAAATTCTGCACGCGCGTCTCGATGATCGCTTCGGCCTGCGCGACCGCCGCCTGGCGCGATGCGTTGCCTTCGCGCACGATCGCACCGAGATCGTCGACGGTGTAGAGGAACACGTCCTTCAGCTTGCCGACTTCGGGCTCGATGTCGCGCGGCACCGCGAGGTCGACCATGAAGATCGGGCGGTGGCGGCGTGCCTTCACCGCGCGCTCCACTGCGCCGAGGCCGATGATCGGCAGCGTCGACGCCGTGCACGACACGATGATGTCGAATTCGTGCATGCGGGCCGGCAGGTCGGCCAGCGGCATCGCGCGGCCGTTGAAGCGTTCGGCGAGCCGCTGGCCGCGTTCGGCCGTGCGGTTCGCGACGACGAGTTCGCGCGGGCCTTGCGCGGCGAAGTGCGTCGCGCACAGCTCGATCATTTCGCCGGCACCGATGAACAGCACGCGCTGATCCGATACTTTTTCGAAGATCCGCTGTGCGAGGCGCACCGCGGCGGCGGCCATCGACACCGACTGCGTGCCGATTTCGGTCGTGCCGCGCACTTCCTTCGCGACCGCGAAAGTACGCTGGAACAGTTGGTTCAGATAGGTGCCGAGCGCGCCGGCTTCCGTCGCGGTGCGAACGGCGTCCTTCATCTGGCCCAGAATCTGGGTTTCGCCGAGCACCATCGAATCGAGGCCGGACGCGACGCGGAAGGCGTGCCGGACCGCTTCAGACTGCGGCAGCGCGTACACGTGCGGGGCGAGTTCGTCGACCGGAATCCGGTGATACTCCGACAGCCAGCGGACCGCGCCTTCGCGTGCCGCGCGATCGTCGGTCACGCAGTACAGCTCGGTGCGGTTGCAGGTGGAAAGAATCGCCGCTTCGGGCGAATTGGGCGCCTGGGGGCCGAGAAACACGTTCTTGAACGTAACGAGAGCCGGCTTGATTTGCTCGAGCGGAAACGCCACGCGTTCGCGCAGGGCGACAGGCGCAGTGTGGTGATTGATTCCGATCGTGAGGAGTTGCATATCGAGGGCTATCGTTTAGCCCCATATTATAGCGTTTCAGCGATTTCCTCACTCGCCGCATACCGGGCATCAGCGTGGCGGGGCCGCGAATTTGGGGGCTCGATCGGTACGCGGTCGAGCTGATAGCCGAAGCCGTAGAGCGGCAGCAGCCGGTAGCCGCGCTCCGGAAGCAGCCGCAATTTACTGCGCAACCGGGACGCGTGCGTATCGAGCGTGCGCGACTTCATGTCGCGGCGGCGCCCCCACACCGTTTCGAGGATATGGGCGCGCGATACGGGCCGCGACAGGTTGGCGAACAGCAGTTGGGCGAAACGGAATTCCTTGGGCGTCAGTGAAACGATTGCGTCGCCGAAGCGCACGAGATCGTGCGTGGCGTCGAATGCATATTCCCCATACATTTCGCGCGAGCGAGTGGGCGGCCGGCGTACGCCGGCGCGCCGGCTCAGCGCGTTGACGCGCGCAAGCAGCTCGGGGCCGCTCACGGGCCGCGCGAGGCAATCGTCGGCGCCCGCGTGCAGGCACGAGACGATTTCGCTTTCGCGCGGCGACTGCATTATCGCGATGGCCGGCAAACCGGGCAGGACCGCCTGCGCGCGCGGAATGACCTCCTGAGCCGGCTGGTCGCCGGCCCAGTGGCAGGTGATCAGCATGTCGCAGGTGTTGTCGGCGGCGAGCCATGCGAAGAATGCGGTGCTGGACGAAAACGCGTGGCACACGTGACCGCCCGCGAAGAGCAGGCGGTTCAGGAGTGCGGTATGACGCGCTTCCGGATCGATCAGAGCGATTCGCATGAGAATTTCTTCAATACGGCAGCCGGTGCGCGCTTGCCATAACGTCGAGTCGGCCCCTACACTCGAATGTTCGCGGCACCCGGCTGGTCCCGGGTTCGATGGATGAATCGATGCTAGCCGCTGGTAACGTTCACGCCTATTGGACGAATCCGAATTTATAGAAGGCGTCGAATGAACTGGTTTGGAATCCTTGTCCTGGGAGCGGCCGTGGGGCTGTTGGGCCGCTGGCTGCATCCGATGCGGCGCACGAGTCGGCCGGCGTGGTGGATCGCGGTGCTCGCCGGCATCGTGGGTGCGGCGGCCGCCCGCATGGCCGGCAATCTCTCGGGACTGTTTTACGATGGCGAGACGCTCGAATGGCCGGTCTGCACCGGCGTCGCGTTCCTCGCCGTAGCCGCGACGGTCGCGCTGTCGGCCCGTCGCTGAATGCTCTCAGGTGAAATCATGAATGCCCGTCTTCCCGAAGTCTCGCCGGTGCCGGCCCGCCTTGCGCTGTTGCGCGGCGCCATGGCCCGCGAGGACCTGGCCGCCTATCTCGTGCCGTCCGCCGATCCCCATCTGTCCGAGTACCTGCCCGAGCGCTGGCAGGCGCGCCGCTGGCTGTCCGGCTTCACGGGCTCGGTCGGTACGCTGGTCGTGACCGCGGATTTCGCGGGGCTGTGGGTCGACAGCCGCTACTGGGTGCAGGCCGACGCCGAGCTGGCCGGCACGGGCGTGCAGCTGATGAAGATGACGGGCGGGCAGCAGAGCGCGCCGCACGTCGACTGGCTGGCGCAGAACGTGCCGGCCGGCATGACGGTCGGCGTCGACGGTGCGGTGCTCGGCGTCGCGGCCGCGCGCGGGCTGACGGCCGCGCTGAGCGCGCGCGGCATCGCGCT
The DNA window shown above is from Burkholderia cepacia and carries:
- the prfA gene encoding peptide chain release factor 1 — its product is MKTSMQRKLDQLSTRLAELNDLLSRENVTADLDQYRKLTREHAELGPVVEQYALWRQSRNDEAAAQELLADPSMRDFAEDEIRDARDGMARLETELQKMLLPKDPNDDRNIFVEIRAGAGGDESALFAGDLLRMYLRFAERQRWQVEMMSESASDLGGYKEVIVRIAGQGAYSRLKFESGGHRVQRVPATETQGRIHTSACTVAVMPEADEIGEVEINPADLRIDTFRASGAGGQHINKTDSAVRVTHIPTGIVVECQDDRSQHKNKDRALKVLAARIKDKQYHEQHAKEAATRKSLIGSGDRSERIRTYNFPQGRMTDHRINLTLYRLEAIMDGDLDELIGVLVTEHQAELLASLGEAD
- the hemA gene encoding glutamyl-tRNA reductase, with product MQLLTIGINHHTAPVALRERVAFPLEQIKPALVTFKNVFLGPQAPNSPEAAILSTCNRTELYCVTDDRAAREGAVRWLSEYHRIPVDELAPHVYALPQSEAVRHAFRVASGLDSMVLGETQILGQMKDAVRTATEAGALGTYLNQLFQRTFAVAKEVRGTTEIGTQSVSMAAAAVRLAQRIFEKVSDQRVLFIGAGEMIELCATHFAAQGPRELVVANRTAERGQRLAERFNGRAMPLADLPARMHEFDIIVSCTASTLPIIGLGAVERAVKARRHRPIFMVDLAVPRDIEPEVGKLKDVFLYTVDDLGAIVREGNASRQAAVAQAEAIIETRVQNFMQWLDTRSVVPVIRHMHTQADALRRAEVDKAQKLLARGDDPAAVLEALSQALTNKLIHGPTSALNRVNGADRDSLIDLMRGFYQHAPRSNDQSGH
- a CDS encoding response regulator transcription factor, with the protein product MRIALIDPEARHTALLNRLLFAGGHVCHAFSSSTAFFAWLAADNTCDMLITCHWAGDQPAQEVIPRAQAVLPGLPAIAIMQSPRESEIVSCLHAGADDCLARPVSGPELLARVNALSRRAGVRRPPTRSREMYGEYAFDATHDLVRFGDAIVSLTPKEFRFAQLLFANLSRPVSRAHILETVWGRRRDMKSRTLDTHASRLRSKLRLLPERGYRLLPLYGFGYQLDRVPIEPPNSRPRHADARYAASEEIAETL